The following coding sequences are from one Ornithodoros turicata isolate Travis chromosome 1, ASM3712646v1, whole genome shotgun sequence window:
- the LOC135401457 gene encoding uncharacterized protein LOC135401457 isoform X1 codes for MSQVLIKWLSENKWDVYRVRSITDPAIGTRLLTEPNAIRELRGTIVEVCWKAGQKPEQAELLHFGKPHTLEKKRNKLVAASESSAERDMESAASQLTDDGGPTSSAQKIADLQAENARLKNEVEVLKRSLDEAERAYAPAKMVKRLERMLDKVHKPEGADVVPCTKVDIGSGVLVESTVLARLGPSCKSGVGKYVRALLRHVFQDDELRGKSLYGMKCNTKKNTPPKEAIDPVRLNAVIDYTCKIFPGTQTSYLKNSLSSLLAREIK; via the exons ATGTCGCAGGTGTTGATCAAATGGCTTTCCGAGAACAAGTGGGACGTCTACCGCGTACGGTCCATTACTGATCCCGCAATTGGGACACGTCTCCTAACCGAACCGAATGCAATTCGTGAGCTACGCGGGACCATTGTGGAGGTGTGCTGGAAAGCCGGGCAAAAACCTGAACAAGCAGAGCTTCTTCATTTTG GGAAGCCCCATACTCTTGAGAAGAAGCGTAACAAACTGGTCGCCGCGTCTGAGAGTTCAGCGGAGCGGGACATGGAGAGCGCAGCGTCGCAATTGACAGATGAT GGTGGCCCCACCTCCAGCGCACAGAAAATTGCGGACCTACAGGCAGAAAATGCAAGGTTGAAGAATGAAGTTGAAGTATTGAAGAGGTCTCTCGACGAAGCTGAGAGAGCATATG CGCCAGCAAAGATGGTGAAGCGTCTGGAAAGAATGTTGGACAAGGTTCACAAGCCGGAGGGAGCTGACGTTGTCCCATGTACAAAG GTCGACATCGGCAGCGGTGTGCTGGTGGAGAGTACCGTACTTGCCAGGCTAGGGCCAAGCTGCAAAAGCGGCGTAGGAAAATATGTTCGGGCACTGCTCCGCCACGTGTTCCAAGACGACGAACTGCGGGGCAAGTCCCTGTATGGGATGAAATGTAACACGAAGAAAAACACTCCACCGAAAGAGGCCATTGACCCTGTCCGCCTGAACGCCGTCATTG ATTACACGTGCAAGATTTTCCCTGGAACGCAGACGTCTTACCTGAAGAATAGCTTGTCATCACTACTGGCACGAGAAATAAAATAA
- the LOC135401457 gene encoding uncharacterized protein LOC135401457 isoform X2, translating to MQFVSYAGPLWRCAGKPGKNLNKQSFFILSPLLAGKPHTLEKKRNKLVAASESSAERDMESAASQLTDDGGPTSSAQKIADLQAENARLKNEVEVLKRSLDEAERAYAPAKMVKRLERMLDKVHKPEGADVVPCTKVDIGSGVLVESTVLARLGPSCKSGVGKYVRALLRHVFQDDELRGKSLYGMKCNTKKNTPPKEAIDPVRLNAVIDYTCKIFPGTQTSYLKNSLSSLLAREIK from the exons ATGCAATTCGTGAGCTACGCGGGACCATTGTGGAGGTGTGCTGGAAAGCCGGGCAAAAACCTGAACAAGCAGAGCTTCTTCATTTTG TCACCTCTTTTGGCAGGGAAGCCCCATACTCTTGAGAAGAAGCGTAACAAACTGGTCGCCGCGTCTGAGAGTTCAGCGGAGCGGGACATGGAGAGCGCAGCGTCGCAATTGACAGATGAT GGTGGCCCCACCTCCAGCGCACAGAAAATTGCGGACCTACAGGCAGAAAATGCAAGGTTGAAGAATGAAGTTGAAGTATTGAAGAGGTCTCTCGACGAAGCTGAGAGAGCATATG CGCCAGCAAAGATGGTGAAGCGTCTGGAAAGAATGTTGGACAAGGTTCACAAGCCGGAGGGAGCTGACGTTGTCCCATGTACAAAG GTCGACATCGGCAGCGGTGTGCTGGTGGAGAGTACCGTACTTGCCAGGCTAGGGCCAAGCTGCAAAAGCGGCGTAGGAAAATATGTTCGGGCACTGCTCCGCCACGTGTTCCAAGACGACGAACTGCGGGGCAAGTCCCTGTATGGGATGAAATGTAACACGAAGAAAAACACTCCACCGAAAGAGGCCATTGACCCTGTCCGCCTGAACGCCGTCATTG ATTACACGTGCAAGATTTTCCCTGGAACGCAGACGTCTTACCTGAAGAATAGCTTGTCATCACTACTGGCACGAGAAATAAAATAA
- the LOC135401457 gene encoding uncharacterized protein LOC135401457 isoform X3 has product MQFVSYAGPLWRCAGKPGKNLNKQSFFILGGPTSSAQKIADLQAENARLKNEVEVLKRSLDEAERAYAPAKMVKRLERMLDKVHKPEGADVVPCTKVDIGSGVLVESTVLARLGPSCKSGVGKYVRALLRHVFQDDELRGKSLYGMKCNTKKNTPPKEAIDPVRLNAVIDYTCKIFPGTQTSYLKNSLSSLLAREIK; this is encoded by the exons ATGCAATTCGTGAGCTACGCGGGACCATTGTGGAGGTGTGCTGGAAAGCCGGGCAAAAACCTGAACAAGCAGAGCTTCTTCATTTTG GGTGGCCCCACCTCCAGCGCACAGAAAATTGCGGACCTACAGGCAGAAAATGCAAGGTTGAAGAATGAAGTTGAAGTATTGAAGAGGTCTCTCGACGAAGCTGAGAGAGCATATG CGCCAGCAAAGATGGTGAAGCGTCTGGAAAGAATGTTGGACAAGGTTCACAAGCCGGAGGGAGCTGACGTTGTCCCATGTACAAAG GTCGACATCGGCAGCGGTGTGCTGGTGGAGAGTACCGTACTTGCCAGGCTAGGGCCAAGCTGCAAAAGCGGCGTAGGAAAATATGTTCGGGCACTGCTCCGCCACGTGTTCCAAGACGACGAACTGCGGGGCAAGTCCCTGTATGGGATGAAATGTAACACGAAGAAAAACACTCCACCGAAAGAGGCCATTGACCCTGTCCGCCTGAACGCCGTCATTG ATTACACGTGCAAGATTTTCCCTGGAACGCAGACGTCTTACCTGAAGAATAGCTTGTCATCACTACTGGCACGAGAAATAAAATAA